In Thermospira aquatica, the following proteins share a genomic window:
- a CDS encoding anti-sigma factor family protein, with product MEKTICNRVMDFLDEHPEDILAVWVEEHLATCPHCQNYAMFSRRLRNLSLKHHKLPQPLTPPVVAEYKNHPVRWVVAIAATLVISLGIGIGLLTLNRPSSVITLSDTAPTMETTQTIDYYTEIALLW from the coding sequence ATGGAAAAGACAATCTGCAATAGAGTCATGGACTTTCTGGATGAGCATCCTGAAGATATTTTGGCCGTGTGGGTAGAGGAGCATCTTGCTACATGTCCTCACTGCCAAAACTATGCCATGTTTTCCAGGCGACTGAGAAATCTCTCTCTGAAACACCACAAACTTCCTCAGCCTCTCACCCCTCCCGTCGTTGCCGAGTACAAAAACCACCCCGTGAGATGGGTTGTGGCCATAGCAGCAACCCTCGTGATCAGCCTGGGTATCGGTATAGGACTCCTCACCTTAAACCGTCCTTCTTCCGTCATCACCCTTTCTGATACGGCGCCCACCATGGAAACAACCCAGACCATCGATTACTATACAGAAATTGCCCTTTTGTGGTAA
- a CDS encoding RNA polymerase sigma factor yields the protein MEFERFYLENQDLFYRWAYSHTRERENARDIVQEAAMIVAKRWSRIQHMDNALGYMLRVITNLAKKQARRPAAVFLDDTGWENLSEENKMDSTLEQQEQEEWIYRMLDHLKPEERAVLLLRDIEEMDFAGLAQKLGMNLSTAKSHYRRAKLKLLKLWEETYGKDNLQ from the coding sequence GTGGAATTTGAGAGGTTTTATCTCGAAAACCAGGACCTTTTTTACCGATGGGCTTATAGCCATACCCGTGAACGAGAAAACGCGAGAGACATTGTTCAAGAAGCAGCAATGATCGTAGCAAAACGATGGTCAAGGATCCAGCATATGGACAACGCCCTGGGATATATGCTTCGCGTGATCACCAACCTCGCCAAAAAACAGGCCCGTCGTCCCGCAGCTGTTTTCCTCGATGACACAGGCTGGGAAAACCTCTCAGAGGAAAACAAAATGGACTCCACCCTGGAACAACAAGAGCAAGAGGAGTGGATCTATCGCATGCTAGACCATCTCAAGCCAGAAGAAAGGGCTGTACTTCTCTTGCGAGACATAGAAGAGATGGACTTTGCAGGACTGGCACAAAAACTGGGAATGAACCTCTCCACAGCCAAGTCCCACTACCGCCGCGCAAAACTCAAACTTCTCAAATTATGGGAGGAAACCTATGGAAAAGACAATCTGCAATAG
- a CDS encoding ABC transporter ATP-binding protein yields MQIRLINITKEYKVTEDKKLTSLKRVNLDINEGDYISLVGPSGSGKTTLLHTTLGLLRPSEGEVFWNKVSLSLATDTTVCALRRRFFGIVFQESQFIDDLSVGDNILLPLLINGISVRAKKEYFRTLCEKLKISHLLHLYPYQLSGGERKKASIARALIHSPEILVADEPTANLDEKSAQEIYHIFQNLNQLGLTILVATHDIRFREYCRESYSIQNGEITGFTHFR; encoded by the coding sequence ATGCAGATCCGTTTGATTAATATTACGAAAGAGTACAAGGTCACGGAAGATAAAAAGCTTACTTCTCTCAAGAGGGTGAATCTGGATATTAACGAGGGCGATTACATCAGTTTGGTAGGACCTTCGGGAAGTGGGAAAACCACCCTTCTTCACACCACTCTCGGGCTCTTGCGTCCTTCGGAGGGGGAGGTTTTCTGGAATAAGGTTTCGCTTTCTCTTGCGACAGATACGACGGTCTGTGCTCTTCGGAGGCGCTTTTTTGGGATTGTGTTTCAGGAATCCCAGTTTATCGATGATCTCAGTGTTGGGGATAATATTCTTCTTCCCCTTCTTATTAATGGTATCTCTGTACGAGCAAAAAAGGAGTATTTCCGTACCCTTTGTGAAAAGCTCAAGATTTCCCATCTCCTCCATCTCTATCCTTATCAGCTGAGCGGTGGAGAAAGGAAAAAGGCAAGTATTGCCCGGGCACTTATCCATAGTCCTGAGATTCTGGTAGCTGATGAACCGACGGCGAATCTTGATGAGAAGTCTGCCCAGGAGATCTATCATATCTTCCAGAATTTGAACCAACTCGGATTAACGATTCTCGTGGCCACGCATGATATACGCTTTCGAGAATACTGTCGAGAATCGTACTCTATTCAAAATGGAGAGATTACAGGGTTTACTCATTTCCGGTAG
- a CDS encoding alpha-amylase family glycosyl hydrolase: MLHEGFLAVDEASWGSATWGPGGRFVSSDEATFTVYSKNATKIVLEIYRVPYGEDAVYRYEMAKGSDNYWRAKLKYVTNGTVYAFRAWGPNWPYVSSWQPGTTDGFLSDVDSQGNRFNPNKVLYDPWACEITHDRNNPTALASAGVDGNVYGTGSYVYNGKPRRAWDTGKVAPKAYLILDSTPYGTKPNIPEKDSIIYEAHVRGLTKHPSSVNLATILSGFSGFESVVGVPDQYRGTYKGAAYMAKYLKALGYTAIELLPVHETDNDHNPDNQSGGNFWGYMTYGYFAPDRRYAYDKSPGGPTREFKEMVQAFHNEGLEVYLDVVYNHTGEGGLWGDTNTAELTCFRGFDNSEFYALVQNQPWYYWESTGCGNNFGTSKQVVKDLITNSLVYWSDVMGVDGFRFDLAPVLGRDQVSNFNSSAQLLLDIAAIGAAKNVKMIAEAWDISAYQVGNFPSGWAEWNGRYRDQVRRFLKGDGNTTGDDSNPAFVQVVNGDYGYFNDNGGPHKSINFLVAHDGFTLMDLVSYNTKNNSVLWPFGPSDGGSDNNDSWDSGSDQPLRRKRLRNFWVIQMFSRGVPMTVYGDEFGRTQNGNNNPYNVDSVATWNNYNMINTDSPHLVSTGGSGISYHNNYGTDNATGDLNGKNDLFLFARKVIQLRKNHVALRQSDYSVVYEFKKEDGAAALSWGDRCVWLRIHGSSVGDSDFLVFINMWTSLVNYTVPSASVGRKWVRIIDTDSWAEPNNNYWDVSNATQITGIYGVNPWSIVVLQEVPQ, translated from the coding sequence ATTTTGCACGAGGGATTTTTGGCTGTGGATGAGGCTTCATGGGGTTCTGCAACGTGGGGACCAGGGGGACGTTTTGTCTCGTCAGATGAGGCTACGTTTACTGTGTATTCCAAAAATGCCACAAAAATTGTGCTGGAAATCTATCGTGTACCGTATGGGGAGGATGCTGTCTATCGCTATGAGATGGCAAAGGGCAGTGATAATTATTGGCGGGCAAAACTCAAGTATGTGACCAATGGAACGGTCTATGCGTTTCGTGCGTGGGGACCAAACTGGCCGTATGTTTCCTCCTGGCAACCGGGCACAACCGATGGTTTTCTCTCTGATGTAGACAGTCAGGGCAACCGTTTCAATCCCAACAAGGTACTCTATGATCCCTGGGCTTGTGAGATTACCCATGATAGAAATAATCCTACTGCTTTGGCAAGCGCAGGAGTGGATGGCAACGTCTATGGAACGGGGAGTTATGTTTATAATGGTAAACCCAGGCGAGCATGGGATACAGGAAAAGTTGCTCCCAAAGCCTACCTTATTTTGGATAGTACCCCATATGGCACAAAACCTAATATTCCGGAGAAGGATAGTATCATTTATGAGGCGCATGTGCGAGGACTTACCAAACACCCTTCAAGTGTGAATCTCGCTACGATTCTGAGTGGTTTTTCTGGGTTTGAAAGTGTCGTGGGAGTTCCCGATCAGTATCGTGGAACCTACAAGGGAGCAGCGTACATGGCAAAATACCTCAAGGCACTTGGGTATACCGCAATCGAGCTTCTTCCTGTCCATGAGACGGACAACGACCACAATCCTGATAATCAGTCAGGGGGAAATTTCTGGGGATATATGACGTACGGCTATTTTGCTCCGGATAGGCGCTATGCGTATGATAAGTCTCCTGGGGGTCCAACAAGGGAATTTAAAGAGATGGTACAGGCGTTTCACAATGAGGGGCTTGAGGTCTACCTGGATGTGGTGTACAATCACACTGGGGAGGGAGGCCTCTGGGGAGATACCAATACGGCCGAGCTTACCTGTTTTCGGGGTTTTGACAATAGTGAATTCTATGCCCTCGTGCAAAATCAGCCATGGTACTACTGGGAGAGCACAGGATGTGGAAATAACTTTGGTACGTCAAAGCAGGTGGTAAAGGATCTGATTACCAATTCGCTTGTGTATTGGAGTGACGTGATGGGAGTGGATGGTTTTCGTTTTGATCTTGCTCCCGTGCTTGGAAGGGATCAAGTCTCGAATTTTAACAGTAGCGCCCAGCTTCTTCTGGATATTGCGGCTATTGGGGCAGCAAAAAATGTGAAGATGATTGCTGAGGCATGGGATATAAGCGCCTATCAGGTGGGAAATTTCCCTTCAGGATGGGCTGAGTGGAATGGACGCTACCGCGATCAGGTGCGGCGCTTTCTGAAAGGGGATGGGAATACGACGGGGGACGATTCTAACCCAGCTTTTGTTCAGGTGGTGAATGGGGACTATGGCTATTTTAATGATAATGGTGGTCCCCACAAGTCTATAAACTTTCTGGTAGCTCATGACGGATTTACCCTGATGGATCTGGTAAGTTATAACACAAAAAATAACAGCGTTCTCTGGCCCTTTGGTCCTTCGGATGGGGGTAGTGACAATAATGATTCCTGGGATAGCGGGAGTGATCAACCTCTTCGCCGGAAGAGGCTTCGCAATTTCTGGGTGATTCAGATGTTTTCTCGGGGAGTACCAATGACAGTGTACGGGGATGAATTTGGTCGAACGCAAAACGGGAACAACAACCCCTACAATGTGGATAGTGTTGCCACATGGAATAACTACAACATGATTAATACCGATAGTCCCCATTTGGTTTCTACAGGGGGAAGTGGTATTTCCTATCACAACAACTATGGCACGGATAACGCGACAGGAGATCTCAATGGTAAAAATGATCTTTTCCTCTTTGCTCGTAAGGTGATCCAGCTTCGAAAAAACCATGTGGCTTTACGGCAAAGTGATTATTCGGTTGTTTATGAGTTTAAAAAGGAGGATGGAGCTGCCGCCCTCTCATGGGGAGACCGTTGTGTGTGGCTGCGGATTCATGGAAGTAGTGTGGGGGATAGTGATTTTCTTGTGTTTATCAATATGTGGACGAGTCTGGTAAACTACACCGTACCTTCTGCTTCTGTTGGGAGGAAATGGGTTCGGATCATTGATACCGATTCCTGGGCTGAACCAAACAATAACTACTGGGATGTATCGAATGCCACGCAAATTACGGGTATTTATGGGGTTAATCCCTGGAGTATTGTTGTTTTGCAGGAGGTTCCTCAGTAA